One bacterium DNA segment encodes these proteins:
- a CDS encoding RDD family protein, with translation MVTSKVAESTYPLNYWVPAIILVALQIYFLTRDGQSIGKKILDIRIVMNDSGVNGGFVPNVLLRVFVNTIFALVPLYGLVDILFIARHDYRCIHDLLAGTVVIEPVKIPPVGQF, from the coding sequence ATGGTAACGAGCAAAGTTGCTGAATCGACTTATCCATTAAACTACTGGGTTCCTGCGATTATTCTCGTTGCTTTGCAGATCTACTTCTTGACAAGGGATGGTCAATCAATTGGCAAAAAGATTCTCGACATCAGAATCGTGATGAACGATAGTGGCGTCAACGGCGGATTTGTCCCCAATGTCCTGCTGCGTGTGTTTGTCAACACGATTTTTGCTCTTGTACCGTTGTATGGATTGGTGGACATACTTTTCATAGCTCGCCACGATTATCGCTGTATTCACGACTTGCTTGCGGGCACGGTAGTAATCGAACCAGTAAAGATACCGCCGGTAGGACAGTTCTGA